From Apium graveolens cultivar Ventura chromosome 9, ASM990537v1, whole genome shotgun sequence, the proteins below share one genomic window:
- the LOC141684427 gene encoding basic leucine zipper 23-like, which translates to MDDGELDLSNHEMFPGTNLAEIGDLPSSCSMDGFFDELLKDTHACTHAHTCNPPGPDASHTHTCYHVHTKIVPASSEDKDPSDDTAESADKKSKKRPVGNREAVRKYREKKKAKAASLEDEVIRLRAINQQLVKRLQGQAVLEAEVARLKCLLVDIRGRIEGEIGAFPYQKPAKSGIYQNPGTPNLPGAYVMNPCTNDQVYCLHPGTESRSEEDAVLNAQAFNGCDFENFQCLGNQSSAINELPECGIPGGVPSINISGGNKRRGRAQGAKAN; encoded by the exons ATGGATGATGGGGAGCTTGATTTATCGAACCATGAAATGTTTCCGGGTACGAATTTAGCTGAGATTGGTGATCTGCCTAGTAGTTGCTCGATGGATGGTTTCTTTGATGAGCTTCTTAAGGATACACATGCTTGCACCCATGCTCATACTTGTAATCCACCTGGCCCTGATGCTTCGCATACACACACATGTTACCATGTGCATACTAAGATTGTTCCCGCCTCGAGTGAGGATAAGGATCCTAGTGATGATACTGCTGAGTCTGCGGataagaaatccaaaaaacggccTGTGGGGAACCGTGAAGCAGTGCGTAAGTATCGTGAAAAGAAGAAGGCTAAGGCCGCTTCTTTGGAGGATGAAGTGATTAGATTGAGGGCTATTAATCAGCAGCTAGTGAAGAGGTTGCAGGGTCAGGCTGTGTTGGAAGCTGAAGTTGCTAGGCTCAAGTGTTTACTAGTGGATATTAGGGGAAGAATTGAAGGGGAGATTGGCGCTTTTCCTTATCAGAAGCCTGCTAAGAGTGGGATTTATCAGAACCCTGGGACTCCTAATTTGCCTGGTGCTTACGTTATGAATCCGTGTACTAACGATCAAGTGTATTGCCTTCACCCTGGGACAGAAAGCAGAAGCGAAGAAGATGCAGTACTTAATGCTCAAGCCTTCAACGGGTGTGATTTTGAGAATTTTCAGTGTTTGGGAAATCAGAGTTCTGCTATAAATGAGCTTCCTGAATGTGGTATCCCGGGTGGTGTTCCTTCCATCAATATTTCTGGTGGAAATAAGAGAAGAG GGCGTGCTCAGGGAGCAAAAGCAAATTGA